Proteins from one Bartonella sp. HY328 genomic window:
- a CDS encoding ABC transporter permease, producing the protein MTGSITPSLSPCSSTHFWQRLRYRIKIAFHEPTTIIGIILAIIFTYLIVLPIISILIDAVTVQFGHERRLGQDAGTLTDYYILRVLFSPISVDLFWRPLLNTLMIAVVVIFWSGLLGGILGWLVSRTDMFGRKWFATALIVPYMLPEWTFALAWTTVFKNRTVGGQPGWLETIGLSLPDWIAYGFVPITIIMVLHYVPFVILLFGSALQRFDSQLEDSARILGANRLQISWKIIIPLMRPALLSSLVLIFAKCLGEFGVPYVLGLPVNYQVLSTSLFRSLESRQTGVAGVLAAAIMILGIITLLIDARLVREARRFVTIGSKGSMNRPNHLGRWRMTATLFASFIFAISVALPLLALILSTVMKIPGKFTLDNFTLDFWIGQNLGTVAMQSGILLNHELWAAFYNTFKIVGIASIVSGILGLIVGYVVIRTPLRSLSFYLRQVTFLPYLVPGVAFAAAYLSLFAIARGPIPALYGTLTILLLALIADQMPYASRAGIAAMSQLGKDPEEAAEISGAGWLRRMITVIIPIQKSSLVTGILLPFISGIKSLSLFVILAVPSTDVLTTFSLRLVDYNYTQAANAVVLIIAAIAYFSTLAAQKLTKTNLAEGLGS; encoded by the coding sequence ATGACGGGTTCCATAACGCCATCCCTTTCACCTTGCTCATCTACACATTTTTGGCAACGCTTACGTTATCGCATCAAAATTGCTTTTCATGAACCAACAACGATTATCGGCATAATCTTAGCAATTATTTTTACCTATCTTATTGTATTGCCGATTATTTCTATTTTAATTGATGCAGTCACGGTTCAATTTGGTCATGAACGCCGCCTTGGTCAAGATGCTGGCACACTTACCGATTATTATATATTGCGGGTGCTCTTTTCACCAATATCAGTTGATCTTTTTTGGCGGCCATTACTGAATACTTTAATGATCGCTGTTGTTGTTATTTTTTGGAGTGGGCTTTTAGGTGGCATTTTGGGTTGGCTCGTCAGCCGCACCGATATGTTTGGCCGTAAATGGTTTGCAACCGCGCTTATTGTCCCCTATATGCTTCCCGAATGGACATTTGCATTGGCATGGACAACAGTGTTTAAAAACCGAACGGTTGGAGGCCAACCCGGCTGGCTTGAAACCATCGGTCTTAGTCTACCCGATTGGATTGCCTATGGTTTTGTACCAATTACCATCATCATGGTTTTGCATTATGTGCCATTTGTCATCTTGCTTTTTGGCTCTGCCCTGCAACGCTTTGACTCGCAATTGGAAGATTCTGCCCGTATTTTAGGGGCAAATCGTTTGCAAATAAGCTGGAAAATTATCATTCCATTAATGCGTCCAGCTTTACTCTCCTCCCTTGTTTTAATCTTTGCTAAATGCCTTGGCGAATTTGGTGTGCCTTATGTTTTAGGCCTACCAGTTAATTACCAAGTTTTATCGACCTCGCTGTTTCGCTCACTGGAATCTCGACAAACTGGCGTTGCCGGTGTTTTAGCTGCAGCCATTATGATACTTGGCATCATAACCTTGCTCATTGATGCGCGTTTGGTGCGTGAAGCCCGCCGCTTTGTGACAATTGGCAGCAAGGGTTCAATGAATAGGCCTAATCATCTTGGCCGTTGGCGTATGACTGCCACGCTCTTTGCTAGCTTCATTTTTGCCATTAGCGTTGCTTTGCCATTACTCGCGCTGATCCTGTCAACAGTGATGAAAATTCCGGGTAAATTTACTCTTGATAATTTCACGCTTGATTTTTGGATAGGCCAAAATCTTGGCACGGTTGCCATGCAATCAGGTATTTTATTAAACCATGAATTATGGGCAGCTTTTTACAATACCTTCAAAATTGTTGGCATCGCTTCAATTGTTTCAGGTATATTAGGTTTAATTGTTGGTTATGTGGTTATTCGCACACCGCTACGAAGTTTAAGCTTTTATTTGCGACAAGTTACCTTTTTACCCTATCTTGTGCCTGGCGTTGCTTTTGCTGCGGCTTATCTTTCTCTTTTTGCCATTGCACGCGGTCCCATTCCTGCGCTTTACGGAACGCTTACCATTTTGCTTTTGGCACTCATTGCCGATCAAATGCCTTATGCATCACGGGCCGGAATTGCTGCGATGAGCCAACTTGGCAAAGACCCCGAGGAAGCCGCCGAAATATCAGGCGCGGGTTGGTTGCGCCGTATGATAACAGTGATTATCCCCATACAAAAAAGCTCACTTGTCACTGGTATCCTCTTGCCATTTATTTCCGGCATTAAAAGCCTTAGCCTTTTTGTCATTTTGGCTGTGCCAAGCACCGATGTGCTAACCACGTTTTCACTGCGCCTTGTTGATTATAATTATACACAAGCCGCCAATGCCGTGGTGCTTATCATTGCTGCCATTGCTTATTTTTCAACCCTTGCCGCCCAAAAACTTACCAAAACCAATCTTGCAGAAGGATTAGGAAGCTAA